Proteins co-encoded in one Flavobacteriaceae bacterium MAR_2009_75 genomic window:
- a CDS encoding ATP-dependent Clp protease adaptor protein ClpS: MSTKEKILEELLLEEEVLKQNEIVLFNDDVNTFDHVIETLIDACEHTPEQAEQCSLIVHYKGKCTVKTGEYSDLEPRCGKLLQAGLSAEIV; the protein is encoded by the coding sequence ATGAGTACAAAAGAAAAAATTTTAGAAGAACTTCTTCTAGAGGAAGAGGTATTAAAACAAAATGAAATAGTTCTGTTCAATGATGATGTAAATACCTTCGATCATGTAATAGAGACGTTAATCGATGCCTGTGAGCACACTCCCGAGCAAGCAGAACAATGTTCACTAATCGTACATTATAAAGGAAAGTGTACGGTTAAAACCGGTGAGTATAGCGACTTAGAACCGCGTTGCGGAAAACTTTTGCAAGCTGGCCTAAGTGCCGAGATTGTTTAA
- a CDS encoding ribosomal protein L11 methyltransferase: MGNTIYIEYNFTVSPLQPASDILIAELGEAGFESFVENETGLLAYIQKNDWSENLIDTIEILENPEFSFHYSVKEIEQENWNATWEQNFNAIQVGEQCVVRAPFHKKPDVDYDIVIEPKMSFGTGHHETTHMMLQFILEHDFEGKSVLDMGSGTGVLAILSAMKGAKLIHAIDIDNWCYLNAKENVQRNGVDHVEVFEGDVGLLGNITYDIIIANINRNILLEDIPTYAKNLAPNGILFVSGFYQDDIFIISEKCNPCGLKFEKNIQRNDWVAVKYVF; this comes from the coding sequence ATGGGCAACACCATTTATATTGAGTATAATTTCACGGTTTCGCCTCTGCAGCCGGCATCTGACATTTTGATAGCTGAGTTGGGAGAGGCGGGCTTTGAAAGTTTCGTTGAAAACGAAACAGGTCTTTTAGCTTACATTCAAAAGAATGATTGGTCTGAAAATCTAATTGATACCATAGAGATTCTTGAAAATCCGGAGTTTTCTTTTCATTATTCGGTCAAAGAAATTGAACAGGAAAACTGGAACGCCACTTGGGAGCAAAACTTCAATGCTATTCAAGTGGGTGAACAATGTGTGGTGCGAGCTCCGTTTCACAAAAAGCCCGATGTAGATTATGATATTGTCATCGAACCCAAGATGAGCTTCGGTACGGGGCATCATGAGACTACGCACATGATGCTGCAATTTATACTTGAGCATGATTTCGAAGGTAAGTCTGTTCTTGATATGGGCAGTGGTACCGGTGTTCTGGCCATTCTTTCGGCAATGAAAGGGGCAAAGCTGATCCATGCTATCGATATCGACAATTGGTGCTATCTAAATGCAAAAGAAAATGTGCAGAGAAATGGGGTGGATCATGTAGAGGTTTTTGAGGGTGATGTTGGTTTGCTGGGTAACATTACTTACGATATAATCATAGCCAATATCAATCGAAATATTCTATTGGAAGATATTCCTACCTATGCAAAAAATCTTGCCCCAAATGGTATACTTTTTGTAAGTGGGTTCTATCAGGATGATATTTTTATCATATCTGAAAAATGTAACCCCTGTGGATTAAAATTTGAAAAAAATATTCAGAGGAATGATTGGGTTGCGGTAAAATATGTATTTTAG
- a CDS encoding triosephosphate isomerase has translation MRSKIVAGNWKMNKNSADTEALLTELSAKLPDTQAEVMVAPTYVNLAGAVRTLESSVIEVIAQNMHFAESGAYTGEISADMLLGINVETVIIGHSERRAYFGETDEILGKKVVTALEKNMRVMFCFGEELEDRKSENHFKVVESQLKNALFSLDASAWSKIVLAYEPVWAIGTGETASPEQAQEMHAFIRKTITEAYDASVANNVSILYGGSVKPANAKEIFGKPDVDGGLIGGASLVADDFVAIIESI, from the coding sequence ATGAGAAGTAAGATAGTAGCAGGTAACTGGAAAATGAATAAAAACTCGGCTGATACCGAGGCACTGTTGACAGAGCTGTCGGCTAAATTGCCAGATACCCAAGCAGAGGTTATGGTAGCTCCTACCTATGTTAACTTGGCCGGAGCCGTTCGTACCTTAGAGTCATCGGTAATAGAGGTTATTGCCCAAAATATGCATTTCGCCGAGAGCGGTGCTTATACAGGTGAGATTTCAGCAGACATGCTTTTAGGTATCAACGTTGAAACCGTGATTATCGGTCATTCTGAGCGCAGGGCCTATTTTGGTGAAACGGATGAAATTTTGGGTAAAAAAGTTGTTACGGCATTGGAGAAGAACATGAGAGTTATGTTTTGCTTTGGCGAAGAGCTGGAAGATCGTAAATCTGAAAACCATTTTAAGGTGGTCGAGAGTCAATTGAAGAATGCGCTTTTCTCTTTAGACGCTTCAGCGTGGAGTAAAATTGTTTTGGCTTACGAACCGGTTTGGGCGATTGGTACAGGTGAGACCGCTTCTCCTGAGCAAGCACAAGAAATGCATGCATTTATTAGAAAGACCATTACAGAAGCATATGATGCTTCAGTAGCCAATAATGTTTCTATACTTTATGGCGGTAGTGTTAAACCGGCCAATGCAAAGGAAATATTCGGTAAACCCGATGTTGATGGTGGTTTAATAGGTGGGGCTTCTCTAGTGGCGGACGATTTCGTAGCCATTATCGAATCGATTTAG
- a CDS encoding putative membrane protein YphA (DoxX/SURF4 family) produces MKYLVGLSRILVGVLFIISGFIKLNDPVGFSFKLEEYFSQGVLDLPFLEPYALAISIFVVVFEVLLGVMLLIGFRVKFTVWSLLVMIIGFTFLTFYSAYFNKVTDCGCFGDAIKLTPWESFTKDIILLVLIVVLFVGQKFIKPLFSSMGIRVVMALSLVFCVFYCNHVLNHLPVIDFRPYKIGANIIDGMSVPDNAAKPIHDYAWKFNVNGEEKVIVTQGDYPQVEGEFIDVETTEVQKGYEPPIHDFTIEQNGEDFTAALMNEPKLFMVVAYDLRKTNEEVYSELKKSADKAASQGYKVIGMSASNTEQTGKLINDHQLNFEFYFTDETTLKTIVRSNPGVLVLEKGTIKQKVHYNDLEDLEL; encoded by the coding sequence ATGAAATATCTCGTTGGTCTTAGCCGTATTCTAGTCGGAGTTCTTTTTATTATCAGCGGATTTATAAAATTGAACGACCCTGTGGGGTTCTCGTTTAAATTAGAAGAATATTTCAGTCAGGGCGTCTTAGATCTTCCCTTTTTAGAGCCTTATGCCCTTGCCATATCTATTTTTGTAGTGGTCTTCGAGGTTCTTTTGGGGGTAATGCTCTTAATCGGTTTTCGGGTAAAATTTACAGTGTGGAGCCTCTTGGTTATGATTATCGGTTTCACCTTTTTAACTTTCTACTCGGCCTATTTTAATAAAGTGACCGATTGTGGTTGTTTTGGTGATGCCATTAAACTAACGCCGTGGGAATCGTTTACTAAAGATATTATTCTGCTGGTTTTAATCGTGGTGCTTTTTGTCGGTCAAAAATTTATTAAACCCCTTTTTAGTTCGATGGGCATACGTGTGGTCATGGCCCTTTCGTTGGTATTTTGTGTTTTTTATTGCAACCATGTACTTAATCACTTGCCCGTAATCGACTTTAGACCTTATAAAATAGGAGCTAATATTATAGATGGAATGAGCGTACCGGACAATGCCGCTAAACCCATTCATGATTATGCGTGGAAGTTTAACGTCAACGGCGAAGAAAAAGTCATCGTAACCCAAGGTGATTATCCGCAAGTGGAGGGCGAATTTATAGATGTAGAAACCACCGAGGTGCAGAAGGGCTACGAACCTCCGATTCATGATTTTACCATTGAGCAGAACGGTGAAGATTTCACTGCCGCTTTGATGAACGAACCGAAATTGTTCATGGTTGTTGCCTACGATTTAAGAAAGACGAATGAAGAGGTTTATTCTGAATTGAAAAAATCGGCAGATAAAGCGGCATCTCAAGGGTATAAGGTAATAGGCATGTCGGCATCGAATACAGAGCAAACCGGAAAATTGATTAATGATCATCAATTAAATTTTGAATTTTACTTTACCGATGAGACTACCTTAAAAACAATTGTACGCTCTAACCCGGGTGTATTGGTCTTGGAAAAGGGAACTATTAAACAAAAAGTACATTATAACGATTTGGAAGATTTAGAATTGTAA
- a CDS encoding dihydropteroate synthase — translation MTINCKGNLIDLSSPKIMGILNITPDSFYDGGKFTNEKLVLEQTEKMLTEGATFIDIGAYSSRPGADDVLEEEELSRIVPVVEALIKEFPDVLISIDTFRSKVASQCLQAGAALINDISAGLIDKNMLSIIARYKVPYIMMHMRGTPKTMQQNTDYENMLMDVLKYFSERIATATNLGIVDIIIDPGFGFSKTTEQNYELLSKINLFANVERPLLIGLSRKSMIYKTLNTNAENALNGTTALNMLALMKGANILRVHDVKEALECVKLAEQMKSELIS, via the coding sequence ATGACTATCAATTGCAAAGGCAATCTCATAGACCTATCATCCCCAAAAATCATGGGCATTTTAAACATAACGCCCGACTCTTTTTATGATGGTGGAAAGTTTACCAATGAAAAGCTTGTTCTTGAACAAACGGAAAAAATGCTCACCGAAGGAGCTACGTTCATAGATATTGGTGCATATAGTTCACGACCAGGAGCCGATGACGTGCTTGAGGAAGAAGAATTAAGCCGTATTGTACCAGTTGTGGAAGCTTTAATCAAAGAATTTCCTGACGTACTGATATCAATAGATACTTTTAGAAGTAAGGTGGCTTCTCAATGCCTTCAGGCCGGTGCCGCTCTTATTAATGATATTTCGGCTGGTCTTATCGACAAAAACATGCTTTCGATAATTGCTCGATATAAAGTACCCTATATTATGATGCACATGAGAGGGACTCCGAAGACCATGCAACAGAATACAGATTACGAGAATATGCTAATGGATGTTTTAAAATACTTTTCGGAAAGAATTGCCACTGCCACCAATTTGGGCATAGTGGATATAATTATTGATCCCGGATTTGGATTTTCGAAGACAACGGAACAAAATTATGAGCTATTGTCAAAAATAAATTTATTCGCAAATGTGGAACGCCCCTTGCTTATCGGCCTCAGCAGAAAATCGATGATTTACAAAACCCTGAATACCAATGCCGAGAACGCTTTAAACGGCACTACTGCCCTAAATATGCTAGCTCTTATGAAAGGTGCCAATATTTTAAGGGTTCATGACGTTAAAGAAGCACTGGAATGTGTTAAACTTGCAGAACAAATGAAGAGCGAATTAATTTCCTAA
- a CDS encoding ABC-type multidrug transport system fused ATPase/permease subunit: MDKDSGKAFDIRLFRRLLAHTRPYRLTFYGVAVAAIFLSVFAAISPLIVQKIVDEAIVVPDGEKLLNLSVVMLIILLAQVISQLLFNYYANWLGESVIKDVRINLFKHMLGFRMKYFDNSSLGVLVTRAVADMQRIGEIFSQGFFVIVADLLKMFAAAAMMLYLNWRLALIVFAILPLILYATRLFQKAMKVAFIDVRAEVSNLNSFVQERITGMKIVQLFTREKIESENFREINEKHQNAWLKTVWYNSIFFPIAEIVSSVAIGLVVWYGGLQNVANISVDIAGTIFAFIMYIEILFRPLRQIADKFNTLQMGMVAANRVFKILDTRSNIQDVGSVEKENVRGDLKFSDVRFGYLEEEEVLHGISFEVKAGETVAIVGATGAGKSTIINLLNRFYEINSGNILVDDVDIKDFKLASLRSHIAVVLQDVFLFADTIENNISLKNPSVTLEHIKEAAKEIGVDEFISSLPGGYQYNVKERGTMLSSGQRQLVAFLRAYVSDPSILVLDEATSSVDTYSEQLIQRATEKITEGRTSIIIAHRLATIKQADKIIVMDAGKIIETGTHKQLLKRSGYYSKLYEAQFMEEEVA; the protein is encoded by the coding sequence ATGGATAAAGATTCTGGAAAAGCTTTTGATATTCGACTTTTCAGACGTTTACTTGCCCATACGCGTCCATACAGATTAACGTTTTACGGTGTTGCCGTGGCGGCAATTTTTCTGTCGGTTTTTGCGGCCATAAGCCCCCTAATCGTACAGAAAATCGTTGATGAGGCTATTGTGGTGCCCGATGGCGAAAAATTGTTGAATCTTTCAGTTGTTATGCTTATTATTTTGTTGGCTCAGGTAATAAGTCAGCTACTATTTAATTATTATGCCAACTGGTTGGGTGAATCTGTAATCAAAGATGTTCGCATTAACCTCTTTAAGCACATGCTTGGCTTTCGTATGAAATATTTCGACAACTCATCGCTAGGTGTGTTAGTGACCCGGGCCGTGGCCGATATGCAGCGTATCGGGGAAATTTTTAGTCAGGGTTTTTTCGTGATAGTTGCCGATTTACTTAAAATGTTTGCGGCAGCGGCCATGATGCTATATTTAAACTGGAGGCTTGCTTTAATCGTATTTGCCATACTTCCACTTATTCTTTACGCGACCCGATTATTTCAAAAAGCGATGAAAGTGGCTTTTATCGATGTTCGGGCAGAGGTTTCGAATTTAAACTCTTTTGTACAAGAGCGAATTACGGGTATGAAAATCGTTCAGCTCTTTACCCGTGAAAAAATTGAGAGCGAGAATTTTAGGGAAATTAATGAGAAGCATCAAAACGCTTGGCTTAAAACGGTTTGGTACAACTCTATTTTCTTTCCCATTGCAGAAATTGTCTCATCAGTAGCCATTGGTCTTGTGGTATGGTATGGCGGACTGCAAAATGTGGCCAATATAAGTGTTGATATAGCAGGTACCATTTTTGCCTTTATCATGTATATTGAAATTCTATTTCGGCCGTTGAGGCAAATTGCGGATAAGTTCAATACGCTGCAAATGGGAATGGTCGCAGCCAACAGGGTTTTTAAAATTTTGGATACGAGAAGCAATATTCAAGATGTAGGCTCTGTGGAGAAAGAAAATGTTCGCGGCGACCTTAAATTTTCTGATGTACGGTTTGGGTATCTTGAGGAGGAGGAAGTTCTACATGGCATTTCATTTGAGGTGAAAGCAGGGGAGACGGTGGCTATAGTCGGTGCCACGGGAGCCGGAAAATCTACGATTATCAATCTTTTGAACCGTTTCTATGAGATTAACTCCGGAAACATTTTGGTCGATGATGTCGATATCAAAGACTTTAAACTGGCATCTTTGCGCTCACATATTGCCGTGGTATTACAAGATGTTTTTTTGTTCGCCGATACCATTGAAAATAATATTTCATTGAAAAACCCCTCCGTTACTTTAGAGCATATTAAAGAAGCCGCTAAAGAAATCGGAGTAGATGAGTTTATATCTAGCCTACCTGGAGGATATCAATATAATGTCAAAGAAAGGGGCACAATGCTTTCGAGCGGTCAGCGTCAGTTAGTGGCATTTTTGAGGGCTTATGTGAGCGATCCAAGTATTTTGGTGTTAGATGAGGCTACGTCTTCCGTAGATACCTATAGCGAACAATTAATACAGCGGGCCACTGAAAAGATTACTGAAGGTCGTACCTCGATTATAATCGCACATCGTTTGGCGACCATAAAACAGGCCGATAAGATTATCGTTATGGATGCCGGTAAGATTATTGAAACTGGTACCCATAAGCAACTGTTAAAGCGTAGTGGCTATTACAGTAAGTTGTACGAAGCTCAATTTATGGAAGAGGAAGTTGCTTAG
- a CDS encoding tRNA pseudouridine38-40 synthase: MRYFVEFSYFGKNYHGWQRQPNARSVQQVLEETISTFLRRPTSLVGAGRTDTGVHAKQMFAHFESDEIENIQNVIYRLNAFLPEDIAIHKIFKVDGDAHARFDAIERTYEYWLVRDKNPFYFDFAHYIKQPLSIEKMNEAALLLMDYNDFECFSKSNTDVKTYLCDIKKAFWTIEGEKLIFTITADRFLRNMVRAVVGTLLDVGMGKSEVAYVKTVINSKDRSMAGPSVPAKGLYLTSVLYPEKITKKHG, encoded by the coding sequence TTGAGATATTTCGTTGAGTTTTCATACTTCGGCAAGAACTACCATGGGTGGCAGCGCCAACCGAATGCCAGAAGTGTTCAGCAGGTGCTAGAAGAAACTATTTCGACTTTTTTGCGACGGCCGACGAGCTTGGTCGGTGCAGGAAGAACAGATACCGGCGTTCATGCCAAACAAATGTTCGCCCATTTTGAAAGTGATGAAATAGAAAATATTCAAAATGTAATTTACCGTCTGAACGCTTTTCTTCCCGAAGATATCGCAATTCATAAAATTTTTAAAGTTGATGGGGATGCACATGCACGATTTGATGCAATCGAGCGCACTTATGAATATTGGCTGGTTCGAGACAAAAACCCATTTTATTTCGATTTTGCACATTATATAAAGCAACCGCTGAGTATTGAAAAGATGAACGAGGCGGCTTTACTTTTGATGGATTATAATGACTTCGAGTGTTTTTCAAAATCGAATACTGATGTCAAAACGTATTTGTGTGATATTAAAAAAGCATTTTGGACTATTGAAGGTGAAAAATTGATTTTCACAATTACCGCAGACCGATTTTTAAGAAATATGGTGCGCGCCGTGGTCGGTACGCTTTTAGATGTTGGCATGGGCAAATCGGAGGTGGCCTATGTTAAAACGGTCATAAATAGCAAAGACCGAAGTATGGCGGGCCCATCGGTACCTGCAAAAGGATTATATTTGACCTCTGTTTTATACCCTGAAAAGATTACCAAAAAACATGGATAA
- a CDS encoding glucose 1-dehydrogenase, translating into MQKPNKRLENQTCIITGSSSGIGKAVAQAMGMEGANIVVNYHSGKEKAEEVADFIAKNSKCGDAITFKCDVSKEKEVQDMFAKTISHFGTVDVCVANAGIQIDHALHEMSLEAWQKVIDVNLTGQFLCARESIREFLRRGMRPEVSNSLGKIIHMSSVHEVIPWAGHANYAASKGALVMLMQSICQEYAPKKIRCNSIGPGAIKTEINKDVWSSEEGREGMLKLIPYKRIGVPEDIGSVACWLASDESEYVNGTTIFVDGGMTCYPGFTTNG; encoded by the coding sequence ATGCAAAAACCGAACAAAAGATTGGAAAATCAAACTTGCATCATAACTGGTTCAAGCTCGGGAATAGGTAAGGCGGTCGCCCAAGCTATGGGTATGGAAGGTGCCAATATTGTGGTAAACTACCACAGTGGTAAAGAAAAGGCTGAAGAGGTTGCAGACTTTATAGCAAAAAATTCTAAGTGTGGTGATGCCATCACCTTCAAATGTGATGTAAGCAAAGAAAAAGAGGTGCAAGATATGTTTGCCAAAACTATTTCTCATTTTGGTACAGTCGATGTTTGTGTCGCCAATGCAGGTATTCAAATCGACCATGCTTTGCACGAGATGTCATTAGAAGCTTGGCAAAAAGTTATAGATGTAAATCTTACGGGCCAATTTCTGTGTGCGAGAGAGTCGATACGTGAATTTTTGAGGCGCGGTATGCGGCCAGAAGTTTCTAATTCGCTGGGAAAGATTATACATATGAGTTCGGTTCACGAAGTAATTCCTTGGGCAGGGCATGCCAACTATGCGGCAAGTAAAGGAGCGTTGGTAATGTTGATGCAGAGTATATGCCAAGAATATGCACCTAAAAAAATAAGATGTAATAGCATTGGGCCGGGGGCTATTAAAACGGAAATAAATAAAGATGTTTGGAGTTCTGAGGAAGGGCGTGAGGGAATGCTTAAGTTAATACCCTATAAGAGAATAGGTGTGCCTGAAGATATTGGTAGTGTTGCCTGTTGGCTAGCTTCCGATGAGTCTGAATATGTCAACGGAACTACTATTTTTGTTGATGGGGGTATGACATGCTACCCAGGTTTTACAACAAATGGATAA
- a CDS encoding transcription termination factor Rho produces MFEISDLKAKKLPELQEIAKGLNVPKFKTLKKLDLVYQILDVQASNPKVVAEVAATKDVAATKTEEKPKPKPRAPRKRSTPANKKTETSTPSDSTAPAPTQSEPEKKEIEPKKPRPRAQNNTNNSSPVKKDQKTNQGHKNQNNKNHRHQKNTHDKSNFDKDLKNRYKEPEYEFDSIIESEGVLDIMQDGYGFLRSSDYNYLSSPDDIYVSQSQIRLFGLKTGDTVLGNVRPPKEGEKYFPLIKVNKINGIDPQVVRDRVSFEHLTPLFPQEKFNLADKQSNISTRIIDLFSPIGKGQRGMIVSQPKTGKTMLLKAVANAIAANHPEVYQIILLIDERPEEVTDMQRNVRGEVVASTFDKEATEHVRVANIVLEKAKRLVECGHDVVILLDSITRLARAYNTVQPASGKVLSGGVDANALHKPKRFFGAARNIEGGGSLSIIATALTETGSKMDEVIFEEFKGTGNMELQLDRKISNRRIFPAIDLTSSSTRRDDLLLDENTIQRMWILRKYLADMNPVEAMEFIEQRIKQTKNNEEFLLTMNQ; encoded by the coding sequence ATGTTTGAGATTTCAGATTTAAAAGCAAAAAAGCTGCCTGAACTTCAGGAAATTGCCAAAGGACTTAATGTACCCAAATTTAAGACCCTTAAAAAATTGGACTTGGTATACCAGATTCTTGATGTGCAAGCTTCAAACCCTAAGGTGGTTGCCGAAGTTGCCGCTACTAAAGATGTAGCTGCCACCAAAACGGAAGAAAAGCCAAAACCTAAGCCAAGAGCGCCTCGAAAAAGAAGTACGCCAGCGAACAAAAAAACAGAAACTTCAACACCTTCCGATAGCACCGCCCCTGCTCCAACACAATCTGAGCCGGAAAAAAAGGAAATTGAGCCTAAGAAACCTAGACCTAGAGCCCAAAATAATACCAACAATTCTAGCCCTGTTAAAAAGGACCAAAAGACCAATCAAGGGCATAAGAATCAGAATAATAAAAATCACAGACATCAAAAAAATACTCACGACAAGAGTAATTTTGACAAAGACCTTAAAAACAGGTATAAAGAGCCAGAATACGAATTCGATAGTATTATAGAAAGTGAAGGTGTTCTTGACATCATGCAAGATGGTTACGGCTTTCTTCGTTCCTCTGATTATAATTATCTTTCTTCCCCTGATGACATCTATGTTTCTCAGTCACAAATTAGATTGTTCGGTCTAAAAACCGGTGATACCGTACTTGGCAACGTTCGACCGCCAAAAGAAGGGGAGAAATATTTTCCATTGATCAAGGTGAACAAAATCAACGGGATCGACCCTCAAGTAGTGCGCGACCGTGTGTCGTTCGAACATTTGACTCCACTTTTTCCTCAAGAAAAGTTTAATCTTGCCGATAAACAAAGTAACATCTCGACACGAATTATCGACTTGTTCTCCCCTATTGGTAAAGGTCAAAGGGGAATGATCGTATCGCAACCTAAAACTGGTAAAACCATGCTTTTAAAGGCTGTTGCGAACGCAATTGCAGCCAATCACCCAGAAGTATACCAGATTATCTTATTGATTGATGAGCGACCTGAAGAGGTTACCGACATGCAACGTAACGTTCGAGGTGAAGTGGTAGCTTCAACCTTTGATAAAGAAGCTACGGAACACGTTCGAGTGGCCAATATTGTACTTGAAAAAGCGAAGAGATTGGTTGAATGTGGTCACGATGTAGTTATTCTATTAGATTCGATCACTCGTTTGGCACGAGCTTATAACACGGTTCAACCTGCATCAGGTAAGGTATTGAGTGGTGGTGTGGATGCAAATGCATTACACAAACCGAAACGTTTCTTCGGTGCTGCTCGTAACATAGAAGGGGGCGGTTCGCTTTCAATCATCGCTACGGCTTTGACCGAGACCGGCTCTAAGATGGACGAGGTTATATTTGAAGAATTCAAAGGTACAGGTAACATGGAGCTTCAATTGGATCGTAAGATTTCAAACAGAAGAATATTCCCCGCTATCGACCTTACATCTTCAAGTACGCGTAGAGATGACCTCTTATTGGATGAAAATACCATTCAACGTATGTGGATTCTTCGTAAGTATCTTGCAGATATGAATCCTGTCGAAGCGATGGAGTTCATTGAACAGCGCATTAAACAAACGAAAAACAATGAGGAGTTTTTGCTTACGATGAATCAATAG
- a CDS encoding pyrroline-5-carboxylate reductase translates to MKVLVIGAGNMGLTYAEAMSKSKLLKKRNVMILDNSPEKILSLKKISHFDVYENLDDCLPQADLIFVAVKPYHSDELFKKMKPNINQGQIIISIMAGVTIQTMQESLGIDKVVRAMPNLPAQVGKGITSFIPSTAVSRIELLTVEDLLDTTGKSIQVSSENYIDASTGISGSGPAYVFYFMQSMMEAALKMGFSANDSKVLVSQTFDGAVELFNQSDLSPSSWMNKVASKGGTTRAALDSMEDNNVNELIKEAAYAAFDRAVELGK, encoded by the coding sequence ATGAAAGTACTTGTAATTGGAGCTGGAAATATGGGATTAACCTATGCGGAGGCTATGTCAAAATCTAAGCTTTTAAAAAAGCGTAATGTCATGATTCTTGACAATTCTCCAGAGAAAATCCTCTCCTTAAAAAAGATTTCACATTTTGATGTTTATGAGAATCTCGATGATTGTCTTCCACAGGCTGATTTGATATTTGTTGCAGTTAAGCCGTACCATAGTGATGAGCTTTTTAAGAAAATGAAACCTAATATCAACCAAGGCCAAATTATTATATCGATAATGGCCGGGGTAACCATACAAACTATGCAAGAGTCGCTTGGTATCGATAAAGTTGTTAGGGCAATGCCGAATTTACCTGCTCAAGTAGGTAAAGGAATAACGTCTTTTATACCTTCTACAGCTGTAAGTAGAATTGAGCTATTGACCGTAGAGGATCTTCTTGATACTACGGGTAAATCGATTCAAGTGAGCTCAGAGAACTATATTGATGCAAGTACGGGTATCTCGGGCAGTGGCCCCGCTTACGTTTTCTATTTTATGCAAAGTATGATGGAAGCAGCGTTGAAAATGGGCTTCTCGGCCAATGATTCAAAAGTATTGGTCAGCCAGACCTTTGACGGGGCTGTAGAGCTGTTCAATCAATCTGACCTCTCTCCTTCTTCATGGATGAATAAAGTGGCTTCTAAAGGAGGCACAACAAGAGCGGCCTTAGATTCTATGGAAGATAACAATGTTAACGAACTCATTAAAGAAGCCGCTTATGCAGCATTCGATAGAGCTGTTGAACTAGGAAAATAA
- a CDS encoding glutamate 5-kinase: MYKQRVVIKVGTNVMTNKDNRIVRPILKKLVKQIAELYENDIMAVLVSSGSVIAGMEVMGESHIKDKAQRRQVYSAIGQPRMMRLYYNIFRDYGMKCAQVLATKRDFNPGVHRENMINCYEGLMSEGVIPIANEDDAVSVTKSMFSDNDELASLVAELIQADKLIILTDIDGLYTGHPDDDDTEVITNVSIEENVEKYVKTVKKGEAEGRGGMGSKLNIAKQTAAKNIPTFIANGKKENVILDIVAGKNVGTKVEAENLS; this comes from the coding sequence ATGTATAAACAAAGAGTAGTTATAAAAGTAGGTACTAACGTAATGACCAATAAAGACAATAGGATTGTAAGACCTATTCTCAAAAAATTGGTCAAGCAAATAGCTGAACTTTATGAAAATGACATCATGGCCGTTTTGGTCTCGTCTGGATCAGTAATTGCCGGTATGGAGGTTATGGGTGAAAGTCATATTAAAGACAAAGCCCAACGCAGGCAAGTATATTCAGCTATAGGCCAACCTCGTATGATGAGATTATATTATAATATCTTTCGTGATTACGGAATGAAATGTGCTCAGGTTTTAGCCACAAAGCGCGATTTCAACCCAGGCGTACACCGTGAAAATATGATCAATTGTTATGAAGGTTTAATGTCTGAGGGTGTTATTCCCATTGCGAATGAAGATGATGCGGTGTCGGTAACCAAAAGCATGTTCTCCGATAACGATGAACTTGCAAGTTTGGTAGCTGAACTTATTCAGGCCGATAAATTGATAATTCTAACTGATATCGACGGACTGTATACCGGTCATCCTGATGATGACGATACTGAGGTTATTACCAATGTTAGTATTGAAGAAAATGTAGAGAAATACGTAAAAACTGTAAAGAAAGGTGAAGCTGAAGGTCGTGGCGGCATGGGTTCAAAACTTAATATCGCCAAGCAGACCGCTGCCAAAAACATACCGACATTTATTGCCAACGGAAAAAAAGAGAATGTAATTCTTGATATTGTAGCTGGTAAAAATGTAGGAACCAAGGTAGAGGCCGAAAACCTATCATAA